In one window of Methanoculleus chikugoensis DNA:
- the gltA gene encoding NADPH-dependent glutamate synthase codes for MSDRPADVRIKDFKEVDGGLSADEAIAEAERCLQCKKPLCVKGCPVCIDIPAFIGHVAEGNFPAAARALKEQNMLPAICGRVCPQETQCEGVCILGNKDTPIRIGALERFVADRERESGAELPETAKPTGKRVAVVGSGPAGLTAAAELARAGHTVTIYESLHEAGGVLTYGIPAFRLPKDVVRAEIDQVLALGARLKKNHLVGRSVSTDELLGYDAVFLGTGAGLPAFMCIPGENLNGVYSANEFLTRVNLMHADAFPESDTPVLHAARVAVIGGGNVAMDAARVARRLGAKVSLIYRRGEAEMPARRAEVLHAKEEEIEFFTCTNPTRILGEQCVTGIECVKMSLCGMDASGRRSPEPIEGSEFTLDVDMVVQAIGTSPNPLLVSLIPGLERGRRGNVAVDKNGRTSIPHVYAGGDIATGAATVIEAMGSAKKAAAAIDAMLKGE; via the coding sequence ATGAGTGACCGGCCGGCCGACGTCCGGATCAAGGACTTCAAGGAGGTCGATGGCGGCCTCTCCGCCGACGAGGCGATCGCCGAGGCGGAGCGCTGCCTGCAGTGCAAGAAGCCGCTCTGCGTGAAGGGCTGCCCCGTCTGCATCGACATCCCCGCGTTCATCGGGCACGTCGCGGAAGGGAACTTCCCCGCGGCCGCACGGGCGCTCAAGGAGCAGAACATGCTCCCCGCCATCTGCGGGAGGGTCTGCCCGCAGGAGACCCAGTGCGAGGGGGTCTGCATCCTCGGCAACAAGGATACCCCGATCCGGATCGGCGCGCTCGAGCGGTTCGTGGCCGACCGGGAGCGGGAGAGCGGCGCCGAACTCCCCGAGACGGCAAAGCCGACCGGGAAGCGCGTGGCGGTCGTGGGCTCCGGCCCCGCCGGGCTGACGGCCGCGGCCGAACTCGCCCGCGCCGGCCACACCGTCACGATCTATGAATCGCTCCACGAGGCCGGCGGCGTCCTGACCTACGGTATCCCCGCATTCCGGCTCCCGAAGGACGTCGTCAGAGCGGAGATCGACCAGGTGCTCGCCCTCGGTGCCCGCCTGAAGAAGAACCACCTCGTGGGGAGGAGCGTCAGCACGGACGAACTCCTCGGCTACGACGCGGTCTTCCTCGGAACCGGGGCTGGGCTTCCTGCGTTCATGTGCATCCCGGGAGAGAACTTAAACGGGGTCTACTCAGCAAACGAGTTCCTGACGAGGGTGAACCTGATGCACGCCGATGCGTTCCCCGAGTCCGACACGCCTGTCCTGCACGCCGCCCGCGTCGCGGTGATCGGCGGCGGCAACGTCGCGATGGACGCGGCGAGGGTGGCTCGCCGCCTGGGGGCGAAGGTCTCGTTGATCTACCGGCGGGGAGAGGCAGAGATGCCGGCGCGTAGGGCCGAGGTCCTGCACGCGAAGGAGGAAGAGATCGAGTTCTTCACCTGCACGAACCCGACCCGGATCCTCGGCGAGCAGTGCGTCACGGGGATCGAGTGCGTGAAGATGTCGCTCTGCGGCATGGACGCGAGCGGCCGCCGGTCGCCTGAACCGATCGAGGGGAGCGAGTTCACCCTCGACGTGGACATGGTCGTCCAGGCGATCGGCACGAGCCCGAACCCGCTCCTCGTCTCCCTGATCCCGGGGCTCGAGCGCGGCCGGAGGGGCAACGTCGCCGTCGACAAGAACGGCCGGACGTCCATCCCCCACGTCTACGCCGGCGGGGATATCGCCACCGGCGCGGCGACGGTGATCGAGGCGATGGGCTCGGCGAAGAAGGCGGCCGCGGCGATCGACGCGATGCTGAAGGGAGAGTAA
- a CDS encoding sulfide/dihydroorotate dehydrogenase-like FAD/NAD-binding protein: MNQLYKIDAATKLADRVYEYWIRAPQVAQHARAGQFIILRLHEAGERIPLTISAIRGDTVRVIFMTVGKTTEELATLGAGDSISDVVGPLGKPSEIGNYGTCCVIGGGVGIASTPLIAKELKSAGNHVIGIIGARSADLLILEDEMREICDELHITTDDGSKGVHGFAADVLKKLLAERKIDRVWIIGPAIMMKVTAGATVPYGVKTYVSLNPIMVDGTGMCGSCRVTVGGETKFACVDGPEFDAHQVDFNELMQRQRIYTGQEKASLERFAEHRCRCGEGGHHHE; encoded by the coding sequence GTGAATCAGTTGTATAAGATAGATGCGGCGACAAAGCTCGCCGACCGGGTTTACGAATACTGGATACGTGCGCCGCAGGTGGCGCAGCACGCACGGGCGGGTCAGTTTATCATCCTCCGCCTGCACGAGGCGGGTGAGCGGATACCGCTCACCATCTCCGCGATCAGGGGGGACACCGTCCGGGTGATCTTTATGACCGTCGGCAAGACGACCGAGGAGCTTGCGACCCTCGGCGCGGGCGACAGCATCAGCGACGTCGTGGGGCCGCTCGGAAAACCGAGCGAGATCGGCAACTACGGCACCTGCTGCGTCATCGGCGGCGGTGTCGGGATCGCAAGCACCCCCCTCATCGCGAAGGAACTGAAAAGTGCCGGCAACCACGTCATCGGGATCATCGGGGCGAGGAGCGCCGATCTCCTCATCCTCGAGGACGAGATGCGCGAGATCTGCGACGAACTCCACATAACGACCGACGACGGGAGCAAGGGCGTTCACGGGTTTGCGGCCGACGTCCTGAAGAAACTGCTCGCGGAGAGGAAGATCGACCGGGTCTGGATTATCGGCCCCGCCATCATGATGAAGGTCACCGCCGGCGCGACGGTTCCCTACGGCGTGAAGACCTACGTGAGCCTCAACCCGATCATGGTCGACGGGACAGGGATGTGCGGCTCCTGCCGGGTGACCGTCGGGGGAGAGACGAAGTTTGCCTGCGTCGACGGCCCCGAGTTCGACGCGCACCAGGTCGACTTCAATGAGTTGATGCAGCGGCAGCGAATCTACACCGGGCAGGAGAAGGCCTCGCTCGAGCGGTTTGCGGAGCACCGGTGCCGGTGCGGCGAAGGAGGCCACCACCATGAGTGA
- a CDS encoding YbjQ family protein, whose amino-acid sequence MILTTTAEVPGYAVGEILGVVFGNTVRTKNIGKDITAGLKSLVGGELQEYTDMLSDARTESYNRMVNSARDLGADAVVNIRFTTSQTMTTAAELLAYGTAVKLVPRK is encoded by the coding sequence ATGATACTGACGACGACTGCAGAGGTGCCGGGCTACGCTGTGGGAGAGATCCTCGGCGTGGTCTTCGGCAACACCGTACGGACGAAGAATATAGGGAAGGATATCACTGCGGGCTTAAAAAGCCTCGTCGGCGGCGAGCTCCAGGAATACACCGATATGCTCTCCGACGCCCGGACGGAGTCATACAACCGGATGGTCAATTCCGCGCGCGATCTCGGGGCCGACGCGGTGGTGAACATCCGGTTCACGACGTCGCAGACGATGACGACGGCGGCGGAACTCCTCGCCTACGGGACGGCGGTGAAACTCGTTCCGAGGAAGTAA
- the arcS gene encoding archaeosine synthase subunit alpha — MSRYEAQKRDGLARIGFYEHEEASVSLPAALDTDVLFPTLRDRALSNVPLSIDPAFVENYFCPGEGQPVAVHPLAASAESGDCVMVANWHTAGKNPRNYAGWLVALKEKIPPDTAWYAPAAALPSTACLLIYSGFDLFDYRGVDLASAQKKFCLPEGEFPASLMETGVCGCEGCREGDLAWHNRLALDREIALVRHYVEAGRLRELMEVRCRTDAAQVGILRFLDRNYKLMERSLPVARAVPMRANTSESQNRAEVRRFADRVIERFVPTRTDVAVLLPCSARKPYSLSRSHKLFMNVVDRRAHELIVTSPLGLVPRELERIYPAGHYDVPVTGYWDREECAFIADILARYFAAHPYRRVIAHLDGGALTVAEMAAEACGIDLEVTSQGHPTAPASLRALNDALEGERRMQTDTIRGTVSWQFATDINTRGLQIRGRSMQMAVLRGKQQLFSIDPGTGLFRPTFAGWDLIPEGYRVRIDEFVPQGDVLAPGITDCDPRIREGDEVLVEGPLAIATGRAMMGADEMLRSKRGVAVRVRKVKKIGE; from the coding sequence ATGAGCAGGTATGAGGCGCAAAAACGCGACGGCCTCGCCCGGATAGGGTTCTACGAGCACGAAGAGGCGAGCGTATCCCTCCCGGCCGCCCTCGATACGGACGTCCTCTTCCCCACGCTCCGCGACCGGGCTCTCTCGAACGTCCCGCTCTCCATCGACCCGGCGTTCGTGGAGAACTACTTTTGTCCCGGCGAGGGGCAGCCGGTGGCCGTCCACCCGCTCGCCGCCTCGGCGGAGTCCGGGGACTGCGTCATGGTCGCGAACTGGCATACGGCAGGGAAGAACCCCCGGAATTATGCGGGATGGCTTGTTGCCTTAAAAGAGAAGATCCCGCCGGATACTGCGTGGTACGCCCCGGCTGCGGCGCTCCCCTCGACCGCCTGCCTCCTCATCTACTCGGGCTTCGACCTCTTCGACTACCGGGGGGTCGACCTCGCGTCTGCGCAGAAGAAGTTCTGCCTCCCCGAAGGCGAGTTCCCCGCTTCACTGATGGAGACCGGGGTCTGCGGGTGCGAGGGCTGCCGGGAGGGCGACCTCGCGTGGCACAACCGCCTTGCGCTCGACCGCGAGATTGCCCTCGTGCGGCACTACGTCGAGGCGGGCAGGCTCCGGGAACTGATGGAGGTCCGGTGCCGCACGGATGCCGCACAGGTCGGCATCCTCCGGTTCCTCGACCGCAACTACAAACTCATGGAGCGTTCCCTCCCGGTGGCGCGGGCGGTGCCGATGCGGGCAAACACCTCTGAATCGCAGAACCGGGCGGAAGTCCGGCGGTTCGCCGACCGGGTGATCGAGCGGTTCGTCCCGACCAGAACGGACGTCGCGGTTCTCCTCCCCTGCTCGGCGAGGAAGCCCTACTCGCTCTCCCGGAGCCACAAACTCTTCATGAATGTCGTGGACCGAAGGGCGCACGAACTGATCGTCACCTCGCCCCTCGGTCTCGTCCCGAGAGAACTCGAGCGGATCTACCCGGCGGGTCACTACGACGTGCCGGTGACCGGTTACTGGGACCGTGAGGAGTGCGCGTTCATCGCCGATATCCTCGCCCGCTACTTCGCCGCGCACCCCTACCGGCGGGTGATCGCCCACCTCGACGGCGGCGCGCTCACGGTTGCCGAGATGGCGGCGGAAGCCTGCGGGATCGACCTCGAGGTGACCTCTCAGGGGCACCCTACGGCGCCCGCCTCGCTCCGGGCCTTGAACGACGCCCTCGAAGGCGAGCGGCGGATGCAGACCGACACCATCCGCGGCACGGTTTCCTGGCAGTTTGCGACCGATATCAACACCAGAGGCCTCCAGATCCGGGGGAGGAGCATGCAGATGGCGGTTCTGCGTGGGAAGCAGCAGCTCTTCAGCATCGATCCCGGGACCGGGCTCTTCCGCCCGACGTTTGCGGGATGGGACCTGATCCCGGAGGGTTACCGGGTCAGGATAGACGAGTTCGTGCCGCAGGGCGATGTCCTCGCGCCGGGGATCACGGACTGCGACCCCCGGATTCGGGAGGGCGACGAGGTGCTGGTCGAGGGCCCGCTCGCGATCGCCACCGGCCGGGCGATGATGGGCGCGGACGAGATGCTCCGGTCGAAGCGCGGGGTCGCGGTGCGGGTGCGGAAGGTGAAGAAGATCGGAGAGTGA
- the tgtA gene encoding tRNA guanosine(15) transglycosylase TgtA yields the protein MAITFEVIHKDIAGRVGKLRVNDKTVRTPALLPVVNPHLPLVTPREMREMGVEALITNAYIFRRSTEYRDRALAEGLHGVLDFDGVIMTDSGSFQLSVYGEVEVSNQETLEFQQAIGSDIVVPLDIPTPPDAGRERAARELGITMERIREAQALFPDANLAGPVQGGIFTDLREEAGRAVRDLGFTFAPVGAVVPLMESYRYKELVQVVLAAKRGLSPATVVHLFGAGHPSMFALAVAMGCDLFDSAAYALFAREGRYITPHGSFKIDELAELPCACRVCRSMTADELRKSDDRERLLALHNLHVTLAEIARIRQAIQDGTLWELVDERCRSHPRLLDGYRELLARTAELERDDPVSKRRFFYRGSETCRRTEVLRFHEVIPRIPLGEQVLISFDGQGAPGFDTLLNFKPPFGPYPVELAETFPVGQSEVPEWDDDMVRSGCVGIRALMEAHPESRFAVRCGEEWASLVLEEVPGAEVLHEQV from the coding sequence ATGGCAATTACGTTTGAAGTCATACACAAAGATATCGCGGGAAGGGTCGGCAAACTCAGGGTGAACGATAAAACGGTCCGGACGCCCGCGCTCCTCCCCGTCGTCAATCCCCACCTCCCCCTGGTCACCCCCCGCGAGATGCGGGAGATGGGCGTCGAAGCGCTGATCACGAACGCCTACATCTTCAGGCGGAGCACGGAGTACCGCGACCGGGCGCTCGCGGAAGGGCTTCACGGCGTCCTCGACTTCGACGGCGTCATCATGACCGACTCGGGCTCGTTCCAGCTCTCCGTCTACGGGGAGGTCGAGGTGAGCAACCAGGAGACGCTCGAGTTCCAGCAGGCGATAGGAAGCGATATCGTCGTCCCCCTGGACATCCCCACCCCGCCGGACGCGGGGAGGGAGAGGGCGGCACGAGAACTCGGGATCACGATGGAGCGGATCCGGGAGGCACAGGCCCTCTTCCCCGACGCGAACCTTGCCGGGCCGGTGCAGGGCGGCATCTTCACCGACCTCCGCGAGGAGGCGGGCCGGGCCGTCCGGGACCTCGGCTTCACCTTCGCTCCCGTCGGGGCCGTGGTGCCGCTGATGGAGAGTTACCGCTACAAAGAACTCGTGCAGGTCGTCCTCGCGGCGAAACGCGGCCTCTCACCGGCGACTGTCGTTCACCTCTTCGGCGCAGGCCACCCGTCGATGTTCGCCCTCGCCGTCGCGATGGGCTGCGACCTCTTCGACTCGGCCGCATACGCCCTCTTCGCGCGGGAAGGACGCTACATCACCCCGCACGGGAGTTTCAAGATCGACGAACTCGCAGAACTCCCGTGCGCCTGCCGGGTCTGCCGCTCGATGACCGCCGACGAGCTCCGGAAGTCCGACGATCGGGAGCGGCTGCTCGCCCTCCACAACCTGCACGTCACCCTCGCGGAGATCGCCCGTATCCGGCAGGCGATCCAGGACGGGACGCTCTGGGAACTGGTCGACGAGCGGTGCCGGAGCCACCCGCGCCTGCTCGACGGCTACCGTGAACTCCTCGCCCGCACTGCGGAACTCGAACGCGACGATCCCGTCTCCAAGCGGCGGTTCTTCTACCGGGGTTCGGAGACCTGCCGGAGAACGGAGGTGCTCCGATTCCACGAGGTCATCCCCCGCATCCCCCTCGGCGAGCAGGTGCTCATCTCGTTCGACGGGCAGGGTGCGCCCGGGTTCGACACCCTCCTGAACTTCAAACCACCCTTCGGCCCCTACCCGGTGGAACTCGCGGAGACCTTCCCGGTAGGCCAGAGCGAGGTCCCGGAATGGGACGACGATATGGTCAGGTCGGGGTGCGTAGGTATCCGGGCGCTGATGGAGGCGCACCCGGAGAGCCGGTTTGCCGTCCGGTGCGGCGAGGAGTGGGCGAGCCTCGTCCTCGAAGAGGTTCCGGGTGCGGAGGTGCTCCATGAGCAGGTATGA
- a CDS encoding TIGR00296 family protein, producing MEMLTPEEGRTAVRLARSAIENAVDGERMVLPDPPEVFRDKRGVFVTIKRQGQLRGCIGLPYPVKPLGDAIVEAAASAALEDPRFPPVSRSELDDLDLEVTVLTLPRTLDCPPQERPDHVEVGKHGLIVSGLGRGGLLLPQVPTEYGWSSREFLDQTCVKAGLPPGCWKRADVAVQTFEGQIFEEKAV from the coding sequence ATGGAAATGCTGACCCCGGAAGAAGGCAGAACGGCAGTTCGACTGGCACGGAGCGCCATCGAGAACGCCGTCGACGGCGAACGGATGGTGCTGCCCGATCCCCCTGAGGTCTTCAGGGATAAGCGCGGCGTCTTCGTCACGATCAAGCGGCAGGGACAACTCCGAGGATGCATTGGCCTCCCCTACCCGGTAAAACCGCTCGGTGACGCGATCGTCGAGGCGGCAGCATCGGCGGCTCTCGAGGATCCCCGGTTTCCCCCGGTATCGCGGTCGGAACTCGACGACCTCGATCTCGAGGTGACGGTGCTCACGCTTCCCCGGACGCTCGACTGCCCGCCACAGGAGCGCCCCGACCATGTCGAGGTCGGGAAGCACGGCCTGATCGTCAGCGGCCTCGGGAGAGGAGGTCTCCTCCTCCCGCAGGTCCCGACCGAGTACGGCTGGAGCAGCAGAGAGTTCCTCGACCAGACCTGCGTCAAGGCCGGGCTCCCGCCCGGGTGCTGGAAGCGCGCCGATGTCGCCGTGCAGACGTTCGAGGGGCAGATATTCGAAGAAAAGGCGGTTTAA
- a CDS encoding flagellin — translation MGGSEVHTHLELAAIFAAFVAVTTLFSLVSFGANGMNSGSTPDSDIYPVCTAGEPCLEPVGEVTGSSSVPGLSGIYVDTVAVRIAHTGKGDPVDLARATVTVMAGTYLEILAPSGDVLPQPGTWSAATSGGDNLLGAGEECTIRLCLDRPIPAGETLTVLVRPEGNAPCSITTSPGAPASSSPEKD, via the coding sequence ATGGGGGGAAGCGAAGTTCACACACACCTGGAGCTTGCGGCAATCTTTGCGGCATTCGTCGCGGTCACCACACTCTTCTCGCTCGTCTCGTTCGGGGCGAACGGCATGAACAGCGGCTCAACGCCTGATTCGGATATATACCCCGTCTGCACCGCAGGCGAACCGTGTCTCGAACCGGTCGGGGAGGTCACCGGCTCCTCGTCGGTTCCGGGGCTCTCCGGGATCTACGTCGATACCGTCGCCGTCCGCATCGCCCATACCGGAAAAGGCGATCCGGTCGACCTTGCCCGGGCCACCGTGACGGTCATGGCAGGGACCTACCTCGAGATCCTCGCCCCGTCCGGAGACGTCCTCCCGCAACCGGGGACGTGGTCGGCGGCAACGTCCGGGGGCGACAACCTCCTCGGTGCCGGGGAAGAGTGCACGATCCGCCTGTGCCTCGACCGGCCGATTCCTGCGGGCGAGACCCTGACCGTTCTGGTGCGGCCCGAGGGCAACGCGCCCTGCTCCATCACCACTTCGCCCGGTGCTCCCGCTTCCTCTTCTCCCGAGAAAGACTAA
- a CDS encoding CBS domain-containing protein, with the protein MEIPTPAELREKRLRMGLKQADVARMAGISQSMVARIEAGSVDPRVSTLAKIVEVLRAAEHSAVTAADVMHTPVLSVGQDEPVGRAVEIMGKNGISQLPVLENGVPVGCISESAIMNAMEEGGLHQTHRKLVRDYLEPGFPTVPPTAPIDTVVHLLHHNHAVIVIEKGKVRGVITKHDLISLIT; encoded by the coding sequence ATGGAGATACCCACCCCGGCGGAACTGCGGGAAAAACGGCTCCGGATGGGCTTAAAGCAGGCTGATGTAGCCCGTATGGCCGGAATCAGCCAGTCCATGGTCGCGCGGATCGAGGCGGGGAGCGTGGACCCGAGGGTGAGCACGCTCGCCAAGATCGTGGAAGTCCTGCGCGCAGCGGAGCACTCGGCGGTCACGGCGGCCGACGTGATGCACACCCCCGTGCTCTCCGTCGGCCAGGACGAACCCGTCGGCCGCGCCGTCGAGATCATGGGCAAGAACGGTATCTCCCAACTGCCGGTGCTTGAGAACGGGGTGCCCGTCGGGTGTATATCCGAGTCGGCGATCATGAACGCCATGGAGGAGGGAGGACTCCACCAGACGCACCGGAAACTGGTGCGGGACTATCTGGAGCCCGGGTTCCCGACGGTTCCCCCGACGGCGCCGATCGATACGGTCGTCCACCTCCTGCACCACAACCACGCGGTCATCGTCATCGAGAAGGGGAAGGTGCGGGGTGTGATCACCAAGCACGACCTGATATCGTTGATTACGTGA
- the tpiA gene encoding triose-phosphate isomerase, which produces MDSPFILVNLKTYQEGMGHNAHRIAAAAEIVAKESGAVIGIAPAFTELHPMSHHYAIPVYAQHIDAITPGAHTGHILPEAVRSAGARGTLINHSERRLTLADIDACVQAARRLHLESVVCTNNDATSAAAAALRPDYVAIEPPELIGSGVSVSKADPGIIERSVNAVRAVNPDVNVLTGAGIQSGECVKIAVDLGTCGVLLASSVVKADDPEAVLRDLVSLL; this is translated from the coding sequence ATGGATTCCCCGTTCATTCTGGTCAATCTCAAGACCTATCAGGAGGGTATGGGCCACAACGCTCACCGGATCGCCGCTGCGGCCGAGATCGTGGCAAAAGAGAGCGGAGCCGTCATCGGCATCGCGCCGGCCTTCACCGAACTCCACCCGATGAGCCACCACTACGCGATACCGGTCTACGCCCAGCATATCGATGCGATTACGCCCGGCGCCCATACCGGCCATATTCTCCCCGAAGCCGTCCGGTCGGCGGGCGCACGGGGCACCCTGATCAACCACTCCGAGCGCCGCCTCACCCTGGCCGACATCGACGCCTGCGTCCAGGCTGCCCGGAGGCTCCACCTCGAGTCGGTCGTCTGCACGAACAACGACGCAACGAGCGCCGCCGCCGCAGCCCTCCGGCCCGACTACGTGGCAATCGAGCCCCCGGAACTGATCGGGAGCGGGGTCTCGGTCTCGAAGGCCGACCCGGGGATCATCGAGCGGTCGGTCAACGCCGTTCGGGCGGTGAACCCGGACGTGAACGTCCTGACCGGGGCGGGCATCCAGTCGGGCGAGTGCGTGAAGATCGCCGTCGACCTCGGAACATGCGGCGTTCTCCTCGCCTCAAGCGTGGTCAAGGCCGACGACCCCGAAGCGGTTCTCCGGGATCTGGTCTCACTGCTCTAG
- a CDS encoding DUF3656 domain-containing U32 family peptidase — protein MPHDHHQMSGSPELLAPAGSPEALAAAVAAGADAVYLAGQRFGARHYAANFSDEELESAVGYAHLHGVRVYVTVNVLVRDAELPGVARYLLHLYELGVDAVLVQDIGVAALAREIVPDLTLHASTQMAIHNREGVARAAREGLSRVVLARELTLAEIEDIAADAEARGIGIEVFAHGALCYCYSGQCLLSSVIGGRSGNRGMCAQPCRKPYRLVTAATDEYGRPKDLRARPGSDRYLLSTRDLSVYPRLGLLARAPVASLKIEGRMRSVEYVATVTDIYRRALDAIAAGEDWSPSREDMRDLALAFNREFTEGYILGARDIMARDRPGNRGVPLGTVTGYDPRRQEATVRLTGDLVPRSGDGLAFCTDDPDRDAGAVVRGTPPVRSGTVRLSVPAPVDVGARVFLTKSADLEERAKQIMKRHLQPLLLDVTVAWEEGTPCLEAVVDPDGGEPLRVRYRSDLAMEPARSRPLTGEQIAEQLTKTGGTPFAIRNLTLRYPGGLFSPLGELNRVRRAFLGRVEESVLAARRPGEDAVRAARERAGTAIAGLQRTAGAHRNPRLPSVSVYTDTLEGAEAAVRGGARTVYLEVCAPGIFEEAAAVFREGGADLVWKWPSVTRRTFLDAATPLLPSLYDAGVRGVMVSGLGAADAVRRAEPRMALYGAAGLNLWNHRTAAELAPLFLRCTASPELPADDLAGLAALAGDIPELEVLVQGNVEAMVTEDRLAAAVAGEGFLGIQDGRNRVFPLRSDSEGRTYIANAVETSLIDRLPRIAGMGIDAVAIDARGRGPRYAAEMTRLYRAGIDAVARGETGALPGLKDEIKRRALGGITGGHFVRGIEE, from the coding sequence ATGCCGCACGATCATCATCAGATGTCCGGGTCGCCGGAACTGCTTGCGCCGGCCGGGTCGCCGGAGGCCCTGGCCGCGGCGGTTGCCGCCGGTGCCGATGCCGTCTACCTCGCCGGGCAACGGTTCGGGGCCAGGCACTACGCGGCGAACTTCTCCGACGAGGAGCTCGAATCCGCCGTCGGTTACGCGCACCTCCACGGTGTCAGGGTCTACGTCACCGTAAACGTCCTCGTCCGGGACGCCGAACTCCCCGGCGTCGCCCGCTATCTCCTCCACCTCTACGAGCTCGGGGTCGACGCCGTCCTGGTGCAGGACATCGGGGTGGCGGCGCTTGCCCGGGAGATCGTCCCGGACCTCACACTCCACGCCTCGACCCAGATGGCGATTCACAACCGGGAGGGCGTGGCGCGGGCGGCACGGGAGGGGCTCTCCCGCGTGGTGCTCGCCCGGGAACTCACGCTAGCCGAGATCGAGGACATCGCGGCCGATGCGGAGGCGCGGGGGATCGGGATCGAGGTCTTCGCCCATGGGGCGCTCTGCTACTGCTACTCGGGCCAGTGCCTCCTCTCCTCGGTCATCGGGGGACGGAGCGGGAACCGCGGGATGTGCGCCCAGCCCTGCCGGAAGCCCTACCGGCTCGTGACCGCCGCGACGGACGAGTACGGGCGCCCGAAAGACCTGCGGGCAAGGCCCGGATCGGACCGTTACCTGCTCTCGACCCGGGATCTCTCGGTATACCCGCGCCTCGGCCTCCTTGCACGCGCACCGGTGGCCTCGCTCAAGATCGAGGGGAGGATGCGCTCGGTGGAGTACGTCGCCACGGTGACGGACATCTACCGGCGTGCTCTCGACGCGATCGCCGCCGGGGAAGACTGGTCGCCCTCGCGGGAGGATATGCGCGACCTTGCGCTCGCGTTCAACCGGGAGTTCACGGAGGGCTACATTCTCGGCGCCCGCGATATCATGGCACGCGACCGGCCCGGGAACCGGGGCGTCCCGCTCGGCACGGTCACCGGCTACGACCCCCGGAGGCAGGAGGCGACCGTGCGCCTCACCGGCGATCTCGTGCCGCGTTCCGGTGACGGGCTCGCCTTCTGCACCGACGATCCCGACCGCGACGCAGGAGCGGTCGTTCGCGGCACCCCCCCTGTCCGCTCCGGCACGGTGCGGCTCTCCGTCCCCGCACCCGTCGATGTCGGCGCCCGGGTCTTCCTGACGAAGAGCGCGGATCTCGAGGAGCGGGCAAAGCAGATCATGAAGAGACACCTGCAGCCGCTGCTGCTCGACGTAACGGTCGCCTGGGAGGAGGGGACGCCCTGCCTGGAGGCGGTCGTCGACCCGGACGGCGGCGAGCCGCTCCGGGTGCGCTACCGCTCCGACCTTGCGATGGAGCCGGCACGGAGCCGGCCGCTCACCGGGGAGCAGATCGCGGAGCAACTCACAAAGACCGGGGGAACCCCGTTTGCGATCCGGAACCTGACGCTCCGCTACCCCGGCGGGCTCTTTAGCCCGCTTGGGGAGTTGAACCGGGTCCGGCGGGCATTCCTTGGGAGGGTCGAGGAGTCGGTGCTCGCCGCACGGCGACCCGGGGAGGATGCGGTGCGGGCGGCCCGGGAACGGGCCGGGACGGCTATCGCCGGGCTGCAGCGGACGGCAGGCGCTCACCGGAACCCCCGGCTTCCGTCGGTCTCGGTCTACACCGACACCCTCGAGGGTGCGGAGGCTGCCGTCCGGGGCGGCGCCCGCACCGTCTACCTGGAGGTATGCGCTCCCGGCATCTTCGAGGAGGCCGCCGCCGTCTTCCGGGAGGGGGGTGCGGACCTCGTCTGGAAATGGCCGTCGGTCACCCGGCGCACCTTCCTCGACGCGGCGACTCCCCTCCTCCCGTCGCTCTACGATGCGGGCGTCCGCGGGGTGATGGTGAGCGGGCTCGGTGCTGCCGATGCGGTGCGGCGGGCCGAACCCCGGATGGCGCTCTACGGCGCCGCCGGGCTGAACCTCTGGAACCACCGCACCGCCGCGGAACTCGCGCCGCTCTTCCTGCGGTGCACGGCATCCCCCGAACTCCCGGCCGACGACCTTGCCGGGCTTGCGGCCCTGGCCGGGGATATCCCCGAACTCGAGGTGCTCGTGCAGGGCAACGTCGAGGCGATGGTGACCGAGGACAGGCTCGCGGCGGCGGTCGCCGGAGAAGGGTTCCTGGGCATCCAGGACGGGCGAAACCGCGTCTTTCCGCTCCGGTCCGACAGCGAGGGGCGGACCTACATCGCAAACGCCGTCGAGACCTCTCTCATCGACCGCCTCCCCCGGATCGCAGGGATGGGGATCGACGCCGTCGCCATCGACGCACGGGGACGGGGGCCTCGCTACGCAGCGGAGATGACCCGCCTTTACCGGGCGGGAATCGACGCTGTGGCCCGGGGGGAGACCGGCGCCCTCCCCGGGCTCAAGGACGAGATCAAACGGCGGGCGCTCGGAGGTATCACCGGCGGGCACTTTGTTAGGGGGATTGAGGAGTAA